The Mixophyes fleayi isolate aMixFle1 chromosome 1, aMixFle1.hap1, whole genome shotgun sequence genome includes a region encoding these proteins:
- the LOC142103855 gene encoding homeobox protein notochord-like, producing MLYNPVFPGFGHHLAQPPTMPVATEMQRSPKLSFNIESILSKPDKPASKATVARPSWRPPSPPAMSYRYSYGPMPYPPVWLYQPTGGYNNFMQPQQQIGVPRGDCLCSDPLCKDKGVAYTHCDNGGIGSLSWRTGPCKMKRIRTVFTPEQLERLEKEFLKQQYMVGTERVDLASTLNLTETQVKVWFQNRRIKWRKQSLEQKKAKLSQYGVIPTESSDLTDEREMEDDVDVEL from the exons ATGCTGTACAACCCAGTCTTTCCAGGCTTTGGGCACCACTTGGCTCAGCCACCAACCATGCCCGTGGCTACTGAGATGCAGAGAAGCCCCAAACTCTCCTTCAACATTGAATCCATACTTTCCAAACCGGATAAACCAGCTTCCAAAGCGACGGTGGCCAGACCGAGCTGGCGGCCCCCATCTCCACCTGCGATGTCCTATAGGTATTCCTATGGCCCCATGCCCTACCCTCCCGTGTGGCTTTACCAGCCGACAGGTGGCTACAACAACTTTATGCAGCCGCAGCAACAGATCGGAGTGCCCAGAGGAGATTGCCTGTGCTCTGACCCTCTGTGCAAGGACAAGG GTGTTGCATACACACACTGTGACAACGGAGGCATTGGGTCTCTGTCTTGGAGAACAGGCCCCTGTAAGATGAAGAGAATCAGGACTGTGTTCACCCCCGAGCAGTTAGAGAGGCTGGAAAAAGAGTTTCTGAAGCAGCAGTACATGGTGGGCACAGAAAGGGTGGACCTTGCCTCCACATTGAACCTCACAGAAACTCAG GTGAAGGTCTGGTTTCAGAACCGTCGTATTAAGTGGAGGAAGCAGAGTTTGGAACAGAAGAAGGCCAAACTTTCCCAATATGGGGTTATCCCCACAGAAAGCTCAGATCTTACAGATGAGAGAGAGATGGAAGATGATGTTGATGTAGAACTCTAG